A portion of the Burkholderia pseudomultivorans genome contains these proteins:
- a CDS encoding IS256 family transposase, whose protein sequence is MPRKPKAQPAALPAIPAELLEQFGNGPMTAEAINAATLALKKALIERALGGEMNHHLGYPPGAAKPVNATNQRNGKGAKTVLTEDGPIRIEVPRDRDGSFEPILIPKHERRFTGFDDKIVAMYARGMTVREIQGFLLEQYGTEVSPDFISSVTDEVMAEVTAWQARPLEPMYPVVFFDALRVKIREDAVVRNKAVYLALGVLPDGTREILGLWIENTEGAKFWMKVFNDLKTRGVHDILIAVTDGLKGMPEALAAVFPATTLQTCIVHLIRNSLDYASWKDRRGLAAAIKPIYAAPSAEAAQAELDAFADGPWGQKFPTVSSAWRNAWDRVIPFFAFPPGVRKIIYTTNAIENINSQLRKIIKTRGHFPTDEAATKLIWLALRNITANWGSAAHDWKTAMNQFAILYADRFVRPSV, encoded by the coding sequence ATGCCTCGCAAACCGAAAGCCCAGCCGGCGGCTCTGCCGGCGATTCCGGCCGAGCTGCTCGAGCAGTTCGGCAACGGTCCGATGACGGCCGAAGCCATCAACGCCGCGACGCTGGCGCTCAAGAAGGCGCTGATCGAACGGGCGCTGGGCGGCGAGATGAACCATCATCTCGGCTACCCTCCCGGTGCTGCCAAGCCGGTCAACGCCACGAATCAGCGCAACGGCAAAGGGGCCAAGACGGTTCTGACCGAAGACGGCCCGATCCGTATCGAGGTGCCGCGTGACCGCGACGGCAGCTTCGAACCCATCCTGATTCCCAAGCACGAACGGCGCTTCACGGGCTTCGACGACAAGATCGTCGCCATGTATGCCCGAGGCATGACCGTACGCGAGATTCAGGGCTTCTTGCTGGAACAGTACGGCACCGAGGTCTCGCCCGACTTCATCAGTTCGGTCACCGACGAGGTCATGGCCGAAGTAACCGCCTGGCAGGCCCGACCGCTTGAGCCGATGTATCCGGTCGTGTTTTTCGACGCACTGCGGGTCAAGATTCGCGAAGACGCCGTCGTGCGCAACAAGGCGGTCTATCTGGCGCTGGGCGTGCTGCCCGACGGCACGCGGGAAATCCTGGGCCTGTGGATCGAGAATACCGAGGGGGCCAAGTTCTGGATGAAGGTGTTCAACGATCTGAAGACGCGCGGCGTTCACGACATCCTGATTGCCGTCACGGACGGGCTCAAGGGCATGCCCGAAGCGCTGGCCGCCGTGTTCCCGGCCACCACGCTGCAGACCTGCATCGTCCACCTCATCCGCAACAGCCTCGATTACGCCAGTTGGAAGGACCGCCGAGGCTTGGCCGCGGCGATCAAGCCGATCTACGCCGCTCCCAGCGCGGAAGCCGCTCAGGCCGAACTCGATGCGTTTGCGGATGGGCCGTGGGGTCAGAAATTCCCGACTGTCAGTAGCGCGTGGCGCAACGCCTGGGATCGCGTGATCCCGTTCTTTGCGTTTCCGCCGGGTGTGCGCAAGATCATTTACACGACGAACGCGATTGAAAATATCAACTCGCAGTTGCGCAAGATCATCAAGACCCGTGGTCACTTCCCGACCGACGAGGCTGCCACCAAGCTCATCTGGCTGGCCTTGCGCAACATCACCGCGAACTGGGGGAGCGCCGCTCACGACTGGAAGACGGCCATGAACCAATTCGCTATCCTTTACGCAGATCGATTCGTTCGGCCTTCCGTGTAA
- a CDS encoding ABC transporter substrate-binding protein — MKLDWRKVAAYAAVAASAVAAGSAVAADLKEIRFGVEASYAPFEYKTPDGKLTGFDIDIGNAVCAKLKTKCVWVENDFDGLIPALQARKFDAINSDMTITDQRKHAIAFTDPIYTIPNQLIAKQGSGLLPTPQSLKGKRVGVLQGTIQEAYAKKKWAPAGVEVVPYQTQDLAYADLKSGRLDATFQDSEAGAKGFLSKPQGQGFAFAGGTVSDTEILGSGVGFGLRKNDAALKTALDQALKELKADGTIDNLAKKYFSVPVTLK; from the coding sequence ATGAAGTTGGATTGGCGTAAAGTGGCCGCGTACGCGGCGGTGGCGGCATCGGCAGTGGCGGCCGGCAGCGCGGTTGCGGCGGACCTGAAGGAGATCCGGTTCGGCGTCGAGGCTTCGTACGCGCCGTTCGAATACAAGACGCCCGACGGCAAGCTGACCGGCTTCGACATCGATATCGGCAACGCGGTGTGCGCGAAGCTGAAGACGAAGTGCGTGTGGGTCGAGAACGACTTCGACGGCCTGATCCCCGCGCTGCAGGCGCGCAAGTTCGACGCGATCAACTCGGACATGACGATCACCGACCAGCGCAAGCACGCGATCGCGTTCACCGATCCGATCTACACGATCCCGAACCAGCTGATCGCGAAGCAGGGCAGCGGCCTGCTGCCGACCCCGCAGTCGCTGAAGGGCAAGCGCGTCGGCGTGCTGCAGGGCACGATCCAGGAAGCGTACGCGAAGAAGAAGTGGGCGCCGGCCGGCGTCGAAGTCGTGCCGTACCAGACGCAGGATCTCGCGTATGCGGACCTGAAGTCGGGCCGCCTCGACGCGACCTTCCAGGATTCCGAAGCGGGCGCGAAGGGCTTCCTGTCGAAGCCGCAAGGCCAGGGCTTCGCGTTCGCGGGCGGCACCGTCAGCGATACCGAGATCCTCGGCTCGGGCGTCGGCTTCGGCCTGCGCAAGAACGACGCGGCGCTGAAGACCGCGCTCGATCAGGCGCTGAAGGAGCTGAAGGCCGACGGCACGATCGACAATCTCGCGAAGAAGTATTTCAGCGTGCCCGTCACGCTCAAGTAA
- the astE gene encoding succinylglutamate desuccinylase — protein MNSSAEPHMSGTPMLDDFLAFTLAGDAPAVTGGACAGGALRWHWLGDGLLALEPHAPAAAPRASVLVSAGVHGDETAPIELLSRLVRDLAAGALPLACRLLVVLGNVPAMRAGERYLDDDLNRLFSGRHAQVPTSREAPRAAQLEAVARAFFAAAPAGGARWHVDMHTAIRASVFEQFALLPHTGAPPSRAMVEWLGDARIAAVLLHTAKGNTYSHFTAEQCGALACTLELGKVRPFGQNDLTRFDGADRAVRRLVSGTPRDADAPLPRVFTVIDQITKQSDALELFVAADVANFTAFARGTVLAQDGDYRYTVRHDEERIVFPNPAVKPGLRAGLLVVDTTRETLASLV, from the coding sequence ATGAATTCCAGCGCTGAGCCGCATATGTCCGGCACGCCGATGCTCGACGATTTTCTCGCATTCACGCTCGCCGGCGATGCGCCGGCCGTGACGGGCGGCGCCTGCGCGGGCGGCGCGCTGCGCTGGCACTGGCTCGGCGACGGCCTGCTCGCGCTCGAACCGCACGCGCCGGCCGCTGCGCCGCGCGCCAGCGTGCTGGTGTCGGCCGGCGTGCACGGCGACGAAACCGCGCCGATCGAGCTGCTGTCGCGGCTCGTGCGCGACCTCGCGGCGGGCGCGCTGCCGCTCGCGTGCCGGCTGCTCGTCGTGCTCGGCAACGTGCCGGCGATGCGTGCGGGCGAGCGCTACCTCGACGACGACCTGAACCGCCTGTTCAGCGGCCGCCATGCGCAGGTGCCGACGAGCCGCGAGGCGCCGCGCGCCGCGCAGCTCGAAGCGGTTGCCCGCGCGTTCTTCGCGGCGGCGCCGGCGGGCGGCGCACGCTGGCATGTCGACATGCATACGGCGATCCGCGCGTCGGTGTTCGAGCAGTTCGCGCTGCTGCCGCACACGGGCGCGCCGCCGTCGCGCGCGATGGTCGAATGGCTCGGCGATGCGCGCATCGCGGCCGTGCTGCTGCATACCGCGAAGGGCAACACCTATTCGCATTTCACGGCCGAGCAGTGCGGCGCGCTCGCCTGCACGCTGGAGCTCGGCAAGGTGCGGCCGTTCGGCCAGAACGACCTGACGCGCTTCGACGGCGCCGATCGCGCGGTGCGGCGGCTCGTGTCGGGCACGCCGCGCGACGCCGATGCGCCGCTGCCGCGCGTGTTTACGGTGATCGACCAGATCACCAAGCAAAGCGACGCGCTCGAGCTGTTCGTCGCGGCCGACGTCGCGAACTTCACCGCGTTCGCGCGCGGCACGGTGCTCGCGCAGGACGGCGACTACCGCTACACGGTGCGGCACGACGAGGAGCGCATCGTGTTCCCGAATCCGGCCGTGAAGCCGGGCCTGCGCGCGGGCCTGCTCGTCGTCGACACGACGCGCGAGACGCTCGCGTCGCTCGTCTGA
- a CDS encoding PAAR domain-containing protein: MNRRIAVVGDSLSSGGTIRSYDGPRFLVRGHQVALIGGSAFCSACQSTGIIAKAGGPYRLKFQGEVALDGDIVLCGCSTPPSIVAELADRAWCDDRLKGLGEVVSSRTATGGVRSLKKGAFDEQIKAATDGSIPVGPDGYPYYIETADGRIHSGVLDASGELPRINTGDESGNYTVYWGDEAIAKNIAG; encoded by the coding sequence ATGAATAGAAGAATTGCAGTCGTCGGCGATAGCCTGTCAAGCGGCGGAACAATCCGCTCATATGACGGACCACGATTCTTGGTTCGCGGGCATCAAGTAGCCTTGATCGGCGGTAGTGCATTCTGCTCGGCCTGCCAAAGCACCGGCATCATCGCAAAAGCCGGCGGCCCCTATCGACTCAAGTTTCAGGGCGAGGTTGCGCTCGACGGCGATATTGTCCTGTGCGGCTGCTCGACTCCACCAAGCATCGTTGCTGAGCTTGCAGATCGAGCGTGGTGCGATGATCGACTAAAGGGTCTGGGAGAAGTCGTTTCCAGCCGCACGGCAACAGGCGGTGTCAGGTCGCTCAAGAAGGGTGCATTTGATGAACAGATCAAGGCTGCGACTGACGGCAGTATTCCCGTCGGCCCAGACGGTTACCCGTATTACATCGAGACAGCCGACGGCCGCATCCATTCTGGCGTACTCGACGCAAGCGGCGAGCTACCGCGCATCAACACCGGCGATGAATCGGGAAACTACACCGTGTATTGGGGTGACGAAGCCATAGCAAAAAATATTGCGGGGTGA
- the aruF gene encoding arginine/ornithine succinyltransferase subunit alpha, translating into MLFVRPGKLTDLDALAHMARTAQPVLHSLPHDRAALEARVALSEDSFRADVDFAGEEFYLFVLEDSTTGKLLGTASIVAAAGYSEPFYAFRNDALIHASRELHVNRKIHALTMSHELTGKSRLAGFYVDPSLRGDAAAHLISRARMMYIAANRRRFTPEVFTLLLGVSDENGASPFWEAVGRKFFGRDFTDVDIASGGRSRTFIAEVMPAYPLYVPLLPEAAQRVLGEPNQTALLAYDIHLEEGFEPDRFVDIFDAGPVLTAQVDRTACVKHGAERVVREAAHQQGDVAYMVSSGSGESFRCVLADLPGDAADAPLAGDVRAALDVKDGDVVRCVPLHRRDDEELKGDAA; encoded by the coding sequence ATGCTATTTGTTCGCCCCGGCAAACTCACGGATCTCGATGCGCTCGCGCACATGGCGCGCACCGCGCAGCCGGTCCTGCACTCGCTGCCGCACGACCGCGCGGCGCTCGAAGCGCGCGTCGCGCTGTCCGAGGATTCGTTTCGCGCGGACGTCGACTTCGCCGGCGAGGAGTTCTACCTCTTCGTGCTCGAGGATTCGACGACCGGCAAGCTGCTCGGCACCGCTAGCATCGTGGCCGCGGCGGGCTACTCGGAGCCGTTCTACGCGTTTCGCAACGACGCACTGATCCACGCGTCGCGCGAACTGCACGTGAACCGCAAGATCCACGCGCTCACGATGTCGCACGAGCTGACCGGCAAGAGCCGCCTCGCGGGCTTCTATGTCGACCCGTCGCTGCGCGGCGACGCGGCCGCGCACCTGATCTCGCGCGCGCGCATGATGTACATCGCCGCGAACCGCCGCCGCTTCACGCCGGAAGTGTTCACGCTGCTGCTCGGCGTGAGCGACGAAAACGGTGCGTCGCCGTTCTGGGAAGCGGTGGGCCGCAAGTTCTTCGGCCGCGATTTCACCGACGTCGACATCGCGTCGGGCGGCCGCAGCCGCACCTTCATCGCGGAAGTGATGCCGGCCTATCCGCTCTATGTGCCGCTGCTGCCGGAAGCCGCGCAGCGCGTGCTCGGCGAGCCGAACCAGACGGCGCTGCTCGCGTACGACATCCATCTCGAAGAAGGCTTCGAGCCCGACCGCTTCGTCGACATCTTCGATGCAGGCCCGGTGCTGACCGCGCAGGTCGACCGCACCGCATGCGTGAAGCACGGCGCCGAGCGCGTCGTGCGCGAAGCGGCGCATCAGCAGGGCGATGTGGCCTATATGGTGTCGTCCGGCAGCGGCGAATCGTTCCGCTGCGTGCTCGCGGATCTGCCGGGCGATGCGGCCGACGCACCGCTGGCGGGCGACGTGCGCGCGGCGCTTGATGTGAAGGATGGCGATGTCGTGCGCTGCGTGCCGCTGCACCGCCGCGACGATGAGGAATTGAAGGGAGACGCAGCATGA
- a CDS encoding aspartate aminotransferase family protein → MTTSTVTRQTFDEVMVPVFSPAPFVPDRAEGSRVWDTAGREYIDFACGIAVTSLGHGHPELLKVLDEQSRKLWHIGNGYTNEPVLRLAKRLESLTFADRAFFANSGAEANEAALKLARRVAFDRHGADKFEIISFVQSFHGRTFFTVSVGGQPKYSEGFGPVPAGIKHLPYNDIEAAKAAIGPQTCAVIVEPVQGEGGVIPADPAFLKALREACDANDALLIFDEVQTGVGRTGQFYAYMDTGVTPDILTTAKALGNGFPIGAMLTTNELAAHFKVGVHGTTYGGNPLASAIADKVVELIGNPELLEGVRERSVRLKGALERINARFGIFKEVRGKGLLVGAELTAAFDGRAKDFVTAAAEHGVIMLIAGPNVLRFVPSLVIPFDELDEGMKRFEKAVEQVLAAQEATAR, encoded by the coding sequence ATGACGACCTCGACCGTGACCCGCCAGACATTCGACGAAGTGATGGTGCCGGTATTTTCCCCCGCCCCGTTCGTGCCGGATCGCGCGGAGGGCTCCCGCGTGTGGGACACGGCTGGCCGCGAATACATCGACTTCGCCTGCGGGATCGCGGTCACGTCGCTCGGCCACGGCCATCCTGAACTGCTGAAGGTGCTCGACGAACAAAGCCGCAAGCTCTGGCACATCGGCAACGGCTACACGAACGAGCCGGTCCTGCGCCTCGCGAAGCGCCTCGAATCGCTGACCTTCGCCGACCGCGCGTTCTTCGCGAACTCCGGCGCGGAAGCGAACGAAGCCGCACTGAAGCTCGCGCGCCGCGTCGCGTTCGATCGCCACGGCGCCGACAAATTCGAAATCATCTCGTTCGTGCAGTCGTTCCACGGCCGCACGTTCTTCACGGTCAGCGTCGGCGGCCAGCCGAAGTACTCGGAAGGCTTCGGCCCGGTCCCGGCCGGCATCAAGCACCTGCCGTACAACGACATCGAAGCCGCCAAGGCCGCCATCGGCCCGCAAACCTGCGCGGTGATCGTCGAGCCGGTGCAGGGCGAAGGCGGCGTGATCCCGGCCGATCCGGCCTTCCTGAAGGCGCTGCGCGAAGCGTGCGATGCCAACGACGCACTGCTGATCTTCGACGAAGTGCAGACCGGCGTCGGCCGCACCGGTCAGTTCTACGCCTACATGGACACCGGCGTCACGCCCGACATCCTGACGACCGCGAAGGCGCTCGGCAACGGCTTCCCGATCGGCGCGATGCTGACCACCAACGAACTGGCCGCGCATTTCAAGGTCGGCGTGCACGGCACGACGTACGGCGGCAACCCGCTCGCATCGGCGATCGCGGACAAGGTCGTCGAACTGATCGGCAATCCCGAACTGCTCGAAGGTGTGCGCGAACGCAGCGTGCGCCTGAAGGGCGCGCTCGAACGCATCAACGCACGCTTCGGCATCTTCAAGGAAGTGCGCGGCAAGGGCCTGCTGGTCGGCGCGGAACTGACCGCCGCCTTCGACGGGCGCGCGAAGGACTTCGTGACCGCGGCCGCCGAGCACGGCGTGATCATGCTGATCGCCGGCCCGAACGTGCTGCGCTTCGTGCCGTCGCTGGTGATTCCGTTCGACGAGCTCGACGAAGGCATGAAGCGCTTCGAGAAGGCGGTCGAACAGGTGCTCGCCGCACAGGAAGCCACCGCGCGCTGA
- a CDS encoding type VI secretion system amidase effector protein Tae4, which translates to MPNRPTKVRTNDTPNSKKPVQLQALSFQALWNAYPKKDPYDDPTGEYANQCAIRMSVAFHGIGSDMKSFSQNVLKPMPGKKTLGRLLLGGKATATRAYELAEWLKLRPFLGLGKPENITGSDWQDKVKNRTGIIYFFGYWRQEGDSADSLSGGHIDLWNKDTLTPSLVNFLRFRVGMSQFRSLRSYLTGSDDNWFSDLSNSKEILFWEVK; encoded by the coding sequence ATGCCTAATCGACCTACAAAGGTCCGCACGAACGACACCCCAAATTCAAAGAAGCCCGTGCAACTACAAGCCTTGTCCTTCCAAGCGCTTTGGAACGCGTACCCGAAGAAAGACCCCTACGATGACCCGACCGGCGAATATGCCAATCAATGCGCCATTCGCATGAGCGTCGCGTTTCACGGCATTGGAAGCGACATGAAGTCGTTTTCTCAAAACGTGCTGAAGCCGATGCCTGGCAAGAAGACACTGGGGCGCCTGCTACTTGGCGGGAAAGCGACAGCGACGCGCGCTTACGAACTCGCTGAATGGTTGAAGCTTCGCCCGTTCCTCGGTCTCGGCAAACCTGAAAACATTACCGGTTCGGATTGGCAGGACAAGGTAAAAAATCGAACCGGTATCATCTACTTTTTCGGCTACTGGCGTCAGGAGGGCGACTCAGCCGACTCGCTGAGCGGTGGCCATATCGATCTCTGGAACAAAGACACGCTCACGCCTTCGCTCGTGAACTTCCTTCGATTCCGCGTCGGCATGTCGCAGTTCCGCAGCCTTCGCTCCTACCTGACCGGCAGCGACGATAACTGGTTTTCCGATCTATCGAATTCGAAAGAAATCCTCTTTTGGGAAGTGAAATGA
- the astB gene encoding N-succinylarginine dihydrolase, whose product MNAQEANFDGLVGPTHNYAGLSFGNVASLNNEKSAANPKAAAKQGLRKMKQLADLGFVQGVLPPQERPSLRLLRELGFSGKDADVIAKAAKQAPELLAAASSASAMWTANAATVSPSADTNDGRVHFTPANLCSKLHRAIEHEATRRTLSTLFADPAHFAVHEALTGTPALGDEGAANHTRFCAEYGKPGVEFFVYGRAEYRRGPEPKRFPARQTFEASRAVAHRHGLAEAATVYAQQDPDVIDAGVFHNDVISVGNRDTLFTHERAFVNKQAVYDTLTAALDARGARLNVIEVPDAAVSVNDAVTSYLFNSQLLSRADGSQVLVVPQECRENANVAAYLDQLAAGNGAIRDVLVFDLRESMKNGGGPACLRLRVVLNDAERAAVTSNVWINDTLFASLDAWIDKHYRDRLAPEDLADPALLDESRTALDELTQILRVGSLYEFQR is encoded by the coding sequence ATGAACGCACAAGAAGCCAATTTCGACGGACTCGTCGGCCCGACCCACAACTACGCCGGGCTGTCGTTCGGCAACGTGGCGTCGCTGAACAACGAAAAGTCGGCCGCGAACCCGAAGGCCGCCGCGAAGCAGGGGCTGCGCAAGATGAAGCAGCTCGCCGATCTCGGCTTCGTGCAGGGCGTGCTGCCGCCGCAGGAGCGGCCGTCGCTGCGCCTGCTGCGCGAGCTCGGCTTCTCGGGCAAGGACGCCGACGTGATCGCGAAGGCCGCGAAGCAGGCGCCCGAACTGCTGGCCGCGGCCAGCTCGGCCTCGGCAATGTGGACCGCGAACGCGGCCACCGTCAGCCCGTCGGCCGATACCAACGACGGCCGCGTGCATTTCACGCCGGCCAACCTGTGCAGCAAGCTGCACCGCGCGATCGAGCACGAAGCGACGCGCCGCACGCTGTCGACGCTGTTCGCCGATCCCGCGCACTTCGCGGTGCACGAGGCGCTGACCGGCACGCCGGCGCTCGGCGACGAAGGCGCGGCGAACCACACGCGCTTCTGCGCGGAATACGGCAAGCCGGGCGTCGAGTTCTTCGTGTACGGGCGCGCCGAATACCGCCGCGGCCCGGAGCCGAAGCGCTTCCCGGCGCGCCAGACCTTCGAGGCGAGCCGCGCGGTCGCGCATCGGCACGGGCTTGCGGAAGCGGCGACCGTCTACGCACAGCAGGATCCGGACGTGATCGATGCGGGCGTGTTCCACAACGACGTGATCTCGGTCGGCAACCGCGACACGCTGTTCACGCACGAGCGCGCGTTCGTCAACAAGCAGGCGGTCTACGACACGCTGACCGCCGCGCTCGACGCGCGCGGCGCGCGCCTGAACGTGATCGAGGTGCCCGATGCGGCGGTGAGCGTCAACGACGCGGTCACGTCGTACCTGTTCAACAGCCAGCTGCTGTCGCGCGCGGACGGCTCGCAGGTGCTCGTCGTGCCGCAGGAGTGCCGCGAGAACGCGAACGTCGCGGCCTATCTCGACCAGCTCGCGGCCGGCAACGGCGCGATCCGCGACGTGCTGGTGTTCGACCTGCGCGAGAGCATGAAGAACGGCGGCGGCCCCGCCTGCCTGCGCCTGCGCGTCGTGCTGAACGATGCGGAGCGCGCGGCCGTCACATCGAACGTGTGGATCAACGACACGCTGTTCGCATCGCTCGACGCGTGGATCGACAAGCACTACCGCGATCGCCTCGCGCCGGAAGACCTCGCCGACCCGGCGCTGCTCGACGAGTCGCGCACGGCGCTCGACGAGCTCACGCAGATCCTGCGCGTCGGTTCGCTGTATGAATTCCAGCGCTGA
- the astD gene encoding succinylglutamate-semialdehyde dehydrogenase, with protein MTELFIDGAWVAGSGPVFASRNPGTDEIAWQGASASAADVDRAVASARRAFAGWSALDFEARCAIVKRFAALLNERKEAIATAIGRETGKPLWEARTEVASMAAKVGISIQAYQERTGEKRQDMADGVAVLRHRPHGVVAVFGPYNFPGHLPNGHIVPALIAGNAVVFKPSELAPGVARATVEVWQDAGLPAGVLNLVQGERDTGIALANHRQIDGLFFTGSSDTGTLLHRQFGGRPEIVLALEMGGNNPLVIGEVEDIDAAVHHTIQSAFLSAGQRCTCARRIFVPQGAFGDRFLARFADVTSKIAADVFDADPQPFMGAVISARAAAKLVDAQARLVEQGARPIIAMTQRDPRLGFVNASILDVTGLANLPDEEHFGPLAQIVRYATFDEAIERANDTAFGLSAGLLADDARAWEHFRRTIRAGIVNWNRPTNGASSAAPFGGTGRSGNHRPSAYYAADYCAYPMASVESAQLTLPASLSPGLHF; from the coding sequence ATGACGGAACTCTTCATCGACGGCGCCTGGGTCGCAGGCTCGGGCCCCGTGTTCGCTTCGCGCAACCCGGGCACCGACGAGATCGCGTGGCAGGGCGCCAGCGCATCGGCGGCCGACGTCGATCGCGCGGTCGCGAGCGCGCGCCGCGCGTTCGCCGGCTGGTCGGCGCTCGACTTCGAAGCGCGCTGCGCGATCGTCAAGCGCTTCGCGGCGCTGCTCAACGAGCGTAAGGAAGCGATCGCGACCGCGATCGGCCGCGAGACCGGCAAGCCGCTGTGGGAAGCGCGCACCGAAGTCGCGTCGATGGCCGCGAAGGTCGGCATCTCGATCCAGGCGTATCAGGAACGCACCGGCGAGAAGCGCCAGGACATGGCCGACGGCGTCGCCGTGCTGCGCCATCGCCCGCATGGCGTCGTCGCGGTGTTCGGTCCGTACAACTTCCCCGGCCACTTGCCGAACGGGCATATCGTGCCGGCGCTGATCGCGGGCAACGCGGTCGTGTTCAAGCCGTCCGAGCTCGCGCCGGGCGTCGCGCGCGCGACGGTCGAAGTGTGGCAGGACGCAGGCCTGCCGGCCGGCGTGCTGAACCTCGTGCAGGGCGAGAGGGACACCGGCATCGCGCTCGCGAACCATCGCCAGATCGACGGCCTGTTCTTCACCGGCAGCTCGGACACGGGCACGCTGCTGCACCGTCAGTTCGGCGGCCGCCCGGAGATCGTGCTCGCGCTGGAAATGGGCGGCAACAACCCGCTCGTGATCGGCGAGGTCGAGGACATCGACGCGGCCGTCCATCACACGATCCAGTCGGCGTTCCTGTCGGCCGGCCAGCGCTGCACGTGCGCGCGCCGCATCTTCGTGCCGCAGGGCGCGTTCGGCGACCGCTTCCTCGCGCGCTTCGCCGACGTCACGTCGAAGATCGCGGCCGACGTGTTCGATGCCGATCCGCAGCCGTTCATGGGCGCGGTGATCTCGGCGCGCGCGGCCGCGAAGCTCGTCGACGCGCAGGCGCGCCTGGTCGAGCAGGGCGCCAGGCCGATCATCGCGATGACGCAGCGCGATCCGCGCCTGGGCTTCGTGAACGCGTCGATCCTCGACGTGACCGGCTTGGCGAACCTGCCCGACGAAGAGCATTTCGGCCCGCTCGCGCAGATCGTCCGCTACGCGACGTTCGACGAAGCGATCGAGCGCGCGAACGACACGGCGTTCGGGCTGTCGGCGGGCCTGCTCGCCGACGACGCCCGCGCCTGGGAGCACTTCCGCCGCACGATCCGCGCAGGGATCGTCAACTGGAACCGGCCGACCAACGGCGCATCGTCCGCGGCGCCGTTCGGCGGCACCGGCCGCTCCGGCAACCATCGCCCGAGCGCGTACTACGCGGCCGACTACTGCGCGTACCCGATGGCGTCGGTGGAAAGCGCCCAACTGACCCTGCCCGCGAGCCTGTCGCCGGGCCTGCATTTCTGA
- the astA gene encoding arginine N-succinyltransferase, which produces MIVVRVVQTGDVDALVSLAKETGPGLTTFKPDRDALAARIERTRRTLAGEAAPGEAGYFFVMEDSKTGDIAGVCGIETQVGLEQPFYNYRVSTVVHASQELGVWTRMSALNISHDLTGYAEVCSLFLSPRYRTGGVGGLLSRSRFMFIAQFRDRFPERICAELRGHFDDDGTSPFWRAVGSHFYQIDFNAADYLSSHGRKSFLAELMPRYPVYVDLLPQDAQDAVGLTHRDTLPARKMLEAEGLRYQNHVDIFDAGPVLECHVNDLRTVRESVVVPVAIGVPDAREDAPKSLVSNTSLGDFRVGVAPGVVANGSFVLSADDAVALDVKAGDPVRVLPLKVKQG; this is translated from the coding sequence ATGATCGTCGTTCGGGTCGTACAAACGGGCGACGTCGACGCGCTCGTGTCGCTCGCCAAGGAAACCGGGCCGGGGCTGACCACGTTCAAGCCCGACCGCGACGCACTCGCCGCGCGCATCGAGCGCACGCGCCGCACGCTCGCGGGCGAGGCCGCGCCCGGCGAGGCCGGCTACTTCTTCGTGATGGAAGATTCGAAGACGGGCGACATCGCCGGCGTGTGCGGCATCGAGACGCAGGTCGGCCTCGAACAGCCGTTCTACAACTATCGCGTCAGCACGGTCGTGCATGCGAGCCAGGAGCTCGGCGTGTGGACGCGGATGTCCGCGCTAAACATCTCGCACGACCTGACCGGTTACGCGGAGGTGTGCTCGCTGTTCCTGAGCCCGCGCTATCGCACGGGCGGCGTCGGCGGCCTGCTGTCGCGCTCGCGCTTCATGTTCATCGCGCAGTTCCGCGACCGCTTTCCGGAACGCATCTGCGCGGAACTGCGCGGCCACTTCGACGACGACGGCACGTCGCCGTTCTGGCGCGCGGTCGGTTCGCACTTCTACCAGATCGATTTCAACGCAGCCGACTACCTCAGCTCGCACGGCCGCAAGTCGTTCCTCGCCGAGCTGATGCCGCGCTATCCGGTGTACGTCGACCTGCTGCCGCAGGACGCGCAGGATGCGGTCGGCCTCACGCACCGCGATACGCTGCCGGCCCGCAAGATGCTCGAGGCGGAAGGGCTGCGCTACCAGAACCATGTCGACATCTTCGACGCGGGCCCGGTGCTCGAATGCCACGTGAACGACTTGCGCACGGTGCGCGAGAGCGTCGTCGTGCCGGTTGCGATCGGCGTGCCCGACGCGCGCGAAGACGCGCCGAAGTCGCTCGTGTCGAACACGTCGCTGGGCGACTTCCGCGTCGGCGTCGCGCCGGGCGTGGTCGCGAACGGCTCGTTCGTGCTGTCGGCCGACGATGCCGTCGCACTCGACGTGAAGGCCGGCGATCCGGTCCGCGTGCTGCCGCTCAAAGTCAAACAGGGATAA